A window from Saccharomyces eubayanus strain FM1318 chromosome XIV, whole genome shotgun sequence encodes these proteins:
- the FAP1 gene encoding Fap1p yields the protein MLQTNERESVGLEQNQNDNDVHEPYLNDEHVSDVEVSHEQSSTYDSEEESDDDMQYYERAIQEIAKGDSYICMICTVEMDYTCQMFACKKCYRVFDYACIREWALKSTEKTVDKIWKCPNCYHIGKKVPTRNRPTCWCGKVVNPDHNPLDPNSCGQTCNAPTCVHGCSKICHLGPHPECTRMVEIKCHCGKHSKSIFCYQSKAMKKHFDCQENCGLPLSCGIHKCKKKCHSGLCGPCPELIRSEDSANDWIKCYCGIHSKDSIKCSETKFPKSGRSSKDEGGNEWVGVFACEDIRTVDYACHKHSFIEPCISPPTVNGKKTCPFLPSILKTCPCGRTALEELTKPRKHCTDPIPTCSSRCCKPLKCGKHSCPFTCHDGACMDPCLQIDSVKCACEQSTFLVPCGFQEKPHCNIKCESLMSCRRHRCIDRCCSGRPSALERKKRIFRSQDLMDESLVEAQHICLKPCNLTLSCGSHQCQRKCHPGKCPPCLESDSNDLVCPCGKTVIPAPVRCGTKLPLCNHACIKVVRGESECGHKPMPHTCHPLDLACPPCTETVFKPCKCGKKDKVRTVCFQTDVSCGTTCGKPLSGCHHTCQKTCHLPENCQKVCKQICRQKRQNCDHTCPKPCHGKSECPDLPCAALVKITCRCGRIEKKVACGAKSDAASVTEGSQLDCNEECEALKRLKELREAFGISEVSNESTNNELDTLKKLVSVATTFEELQLPFTETVLSVYAKQERWCLQIENIVNKLMSDKTRSSLHFKPMRPPQRHFIRELAKAYNLYSESQDREPMRSVFIKKEDNNKSSRPILSLAEAFPLFESFKELQKERKIQEFQARTTAKLINFEVQNAEPEVEVAKNNGFLVHSLVKGNGVDNLKRFFEPHLKHTLVAKPQYLIIDDGKTALVYPENYEAVSVNTERDMELLVGHFDFMAKEVFLADSISLCSIDEELGRRLDSPVAQEDSPVKEEN from the coding sequence ATGTTGCAAACAAACGAACGGGAGTCTGTTGGTTTGGAGCAGAATCAAAACGATAATGACGTTCATGAACCTTACTTAAATGATGAGCATGTCTCTGACGTGGAAGTTAGCCACGAGCAATCTAGCACCTATGattcagaagaagaaagtgatgatgatatgCAGTACTACGAGCGTGccattcaagaaattgccAAGGGCGATTCGTATATTTGTATGATTTGTACGGTGGAGATGGATTACACTTGTCAGATGTTTGCCTGTAAGAAATGTTATAGAGTATTCGATTACGCCTGTATAAGAGAATGGGCATTAAAGTCAACGGAAAAGACCGTGGATAAGATATGGAAATGTCCAAACTGTTATCATATTGGCAAAAAAGTTCCGACAAGGAACAGGCCGACATGTTGGTGCGGTAAAGTTGTTAATCCGGACCACAACCCACTGGATCCTAACTCATGTGGACAAACTTGTAATGCCCCTACTTGCGTTCATGGCTGTTCCAAGATTTGTCATTTAGGGCCGCATCCAGAATGTACAAGAATGGTAGAGATTAAGTGTCACTGTGGTAAGCATTCAAAAAGCATCTTTTGCTATCAGTCTAAAGCTatgaaaaaacattttGATTGTCAAGAAAATTGTGGACTGCCTCTATCTTGCGGTATTCataaatgtaaaaaaaagtgtcATTCAGGCTTATGTGGGCCATGCCCAGAATTAATTAGGAGTGAAGATAGCGCAAATGATTGGATAAAATGCTACTGTGGTATCCATTCTAAAGATAGTATAAAATGTTCTGAgacaaaatttccaaaatccGGTAGATCTTCAAAGGATGAAGGTGGAAATGAGTGGGTAGGTGTGTTTGCTTGTGAGGACATTAGAACTGTTGACTACGCATGTCATAAACATTCCTTTATAGAACCTTGCATAAGCCCTCCTACAGTCAACGGTAAGAAAACCTGCCCGTTTTTACCTAGTATACTGAAGACATGCCCCTGTGGTCGGACAGCCCTGGAAGAACTTACCAAGCCTCGTAAACATTGTACTGATCCAATACCGACATGTAGTTCAAGGTGCTGTAAACCATTAAAATGTGGTAAGCATTCTTGTCCCTTCACTTGCCACGACGGTGCCTGTATGGATCCCTGCTTACAAATTGATAGCGTCAAATGTGCATGTGAGCAAAGCACATTTTTAGTTCCTTGTGGATTTCAGGAAAAGCCACATTGCAATATAAAATGTGAGTCGCTGATGTCATGCCGCAGACACAGATGTATTGATAGATGCTGTAGTGGTAGACCGTCGGCActagaaagaaagaagagaataTTTAGATCGCAGGATTTGATGGATGAATCTCTTGTGGAAGCGCAACATATATGTTTAAAGCCATGTAATCTAACTCTATCCTGTGGAAGTCATCAATGCCAGAGAAAATGTCATCCCGGAAAATGCCCACCTTGTTTGGAAAGTGATTCGAACGATTTAGTTTGTCCGTGTGGCAAAACAGTCATTCCTGCACCCGTTCGTTGTGGCACTAAGCTACCACTATGTAACCACGCATGTATCAAAGTTGTGCGTGGTGAATCTGAGTGTGGTCACAAGCCAATGCCACATACCTGTCATCCTTTAGACCTAGCTTGTCCACCATGTACGGAGACTGTTTTCAAACCTTGTAAATGTgggaaaaaagataaagtGAGAACAGTTTGTTTCCAAACAGATGTATCATGTGGTACAACATGTGGGAAACCATTGTCCGGCTGTCATCATACTTGTCAAAAGACATGCCATTTACCAGAAAATTGCCAAAAGGTCTGCAAGCAAATCTGTAGACAGAAAAGGCAAAATTGTGACCACACATGCCCCAAACCTTGTCATGGTAAGAGTGAATGTCCCGATTTACCTTGCGCCGCACTAGTGAAAATTACTTGCAGATGTGGtagaatagaaaaaaaggtcGCATGTGGCGCAAAAAGTGATGCAGCTAGCGTAACAGAAGGATCTCAGTTAGACTGTAATGAAGAATGTGAAGCTTTAAAACGCCTAAAGGAATTGAGAGAAGCATTTGGTATTAGCGAAGTATCTAATGAGTCAACAAACAATGAACTGGATACTCTAAAAAAGCTAGTATCTGTTGCTACGACATTCGAAGAACTTCAGCTGCCATTCACTGAGACAGTACTATCAGTATACGCGAAGCAAGAACGGTGGTGTTTACAAATCGAGAATATCGTCAATAAGTTAATGAGCGATAAAACACGTTCTAGTTTGCATTTCAAGCCCATGAGGCCTCCTCAGCGTCATTTTATTCGTGAATTGGCGAAAGCTTATAACCTATATTCTGAATCTCAAGATAGAGAGCCCATGAGATCTGTATTTattaaaaaggaagataacaacaaaagcaGTAGGCCGATTTTATCACTGGCAGAAGCTTTCCCACTATTTGAATCCTTCAAAGAGTTGCAGAAAGAACGCAAAATACAAGAATTTCAAGCACGTACCACAGCGAAACTAATCAACTTTGAAGTTCAGAATGCGGAACCAGAAGTAGAGGTGGCCAAGAACAACGGATTTTTAGTTCACAGCCTGGTGAAAGGAAATGGTGTCGATAATTTAAAGAGATTCTTCGAACCACATTTAAAGCATACGTTAGTAGCTAAACCTCAATACTTAATTATTGATGACGGCAAGACTGCGCTGGTGTACCCTGAAAACTACGAAGCGGTATCTGTAAACACTGAACGCGACATGGAGCTTTTGGTTGGTCATTTCGACTTTATGGCCAAAGAGGTTTTCTTGGCCGATTCTATTTCCCTGTGCTCGATTGATGAAGAGCTTGGGAGAAGACTAGATTCCCCAGTAGCTCAAGAAGATAGTCCTGTAAAGGAAGAGAACTAG
- the ARK1 gene encoding serine/threonine protein kinase ARK1 has protein sequence MNQPQIGTYNVGTQLTVGSHQVEIIKYLTSGGFAQVYSALISPPDHHTNSNIACLKRVIVPDKTSLNTLRAEVDAMKLLRNNRYVVSYIDSHAAKATLHNGSYEVFVLMEYCERGGLIDFMNTRLQNRLHESEILQIMCQVTQGVAAMHALQPPLIHRDIKIENVLISANNEYKLCDFGSVCGVIRPPRNPQELSYVKQDILKNTTAQYRSPEMVDIFRGLPIDEKSDIWALGIFLYKLCYYTTPFEKGGEPAILNGQFEFPLYPDYSKQLRNLICKLLAQNPSQRPNVFQLLKQIANMQNVPYPIQDIQAVQRPSNHLNLMELHQNSATQNIQSLNSHSIIENSMPNPKFQYGMPANVITTQSLPTRENSQAFINASSSSLARNSSIFETGVCNAPNNINQPNANSATKLKQAIESEAHSFRESGPINVSLRNIIPQDDDSSSSSDESYTGGVDELKKTRSLGSYSTHENAKRGESVMASLTSSSTPGSSSAPTPAKIKSKHQSLPEPAFVGIVDSGKDSLPSDSNRNQPVKDGANVSKQDLKNSIQQRMINLLSSSEESFNARKLSRAKATKDEGPGRLIASISRAPVLKEKKAKPIPPPKPFHLKPKPPLKPSFLAGQKLFSEK, from the coding sequence ATGAATCAACCGCAAATCGGTACCTACAACGTAGGTACACAATTAACGGTTGGATCACATCAGGtcgaaatcatcaaatacCTAACAAGCGGCGGGTTTGCCCAAGTATATTCTGCGTTAATTAGTCCACCTGATCATCATACTAATTCAAATATTGCGTGCTTGAAAAGAGTTATTGTACCGGATAAGACTAGTTTGAATACGTTGAGAGCAGAAGTAGATGCAATGAAGTTGTTGAGGAATAACAGGTACGTTGTGTCTTACATTGATTCTCATGCTGCTAAGGCTACCTTACATAACGGTTCATATGAagtatttgttttgatggAATATTGTGAAAGGGGTGGCCTCATCGACTTTATGAACACAAGGTTGCAAAACAGGTTGCATGAATCTGAGATTCTGCAAATAATGTGCCAAGTTACTCAAGGAGTTGCTGCTATGCATGCGCTTCAACCTCCGTTAATTCATCGTGatataaaaatagaaaacgTTCTTATCTCAGCAAACAATGAGTATAAACTTTGTGATTTTGGTTCCGTATGCGGTGTTATAAGACCTCCTAGGAATCCGCAAGAACTATCATACGTTAAGCAAGacattttaaaaaatacaacGGCACAATATCGGTCACCAGAAATGGTTGACATATTCCGTGGTCTGCCGATCGATGAAAAATCTGATATATGGGCCCTGGgtatttttctatataAGCTTTGTTACTACACAACGCCGTTTGAAAAAGGTGGTGAACCAGCCATATTAAACGGACAGTTTGAATTTCCATTGTACCCAGATTATAGTAAGCAGTTGCGGAATTTGATATGTAAATTACTGGCACAGAATCCTTCCCAAAGGCCTAACGTTTTCCAGCTATTAAAGCAAATAGCAAACATGCAAAATGTCCCATATCCAATACAAGACATACAAGCGGTACAAAGGCCTAGTAATCATTTGAATTTAATGGAACTCCATCAAAATTCTGCCACgcaaaatattcaaagcTTAAATTCCCACTCAATTATCGAAAATTCGATGCCGAACCCAAAATTCCAATATGGTATGCCTGCTAATGTAATTACAACGCAATCCCTTCCAACTAGAGAAAACTCTCAAGCATTTATTAATGCTTCTTCAAGCAGTTTGGCGagaaattcttcaatatttgaAACAGGAGTGTGCAATGCCCCAAACAATATTAATCAGCCCAATGCGAATTCCGCGACTAAGTTAAAGCAGGCGATTGAATCAGAAGCGCATAGCTTCAGAGAAAGTGGTCCCATAAACGTATCCCTGCGAAACATAATTCCTCAAGACGATGATTCTTCGTCCTCTTCAGATGAATCCTATACAGGAGGCGTGGAtgaattaaagaaaactcGATCTCTAGGTTCTTATTCCACCCACGAAAACGCTAAGAGAGGAGAGTCTGTCATGGCATCTCTTACCTCATCAAGTACTCCAGGAAGTAGCTCCGCTCCTACACCTgcaaaaataaaatctAAACACCAAAGTCTACCTGAACCGGCATTCGTTGGTATCGTTGACAGTGGCAAAGATAGTCTTCCGAGTGATTCAAATAGGAATCAACCAGTAAAAGATGGCGCGAATGTATCTAaacaagatttgaaaaactctATTCAACAGCGTATGATCAACCTGCTCAGTTCTTCTGAGGAGTCATTCAACGCTAGAAAGTTGTCCAGAGCGAAGGCAACAAAAGACGAGGGTCCAGGCAGGCTAATAGCATCGATATCAAGAGCCCcagttttgaaagagaaaaaagccAAGCCAATTCCTCCGCCCAAGCCTTTCCACTTAAAACCTAAACCGCCTCTAAAACCATCGTTTTTAGCGGGtcaaaaattattttcagAGAAATaa
- the KSH1 gene encoding Ksh1p: protein MSALFNFRSLLQVILLLICSCTYVHGQWPSLLDRYKNHEVFGAFWKMARIGERASPYVSLACILMAISQFNS from the coding sequence ATGTCTGCGTTGTTTAATTTTCGTTCTCTTTTGCAAGTGATATTACTACTAATTTGCTCATGCACTTATGTTCATGGACAGTGGCCATCTCTGTTAGATCGCTACAAAAACCATGAAGTTTTTGGTGCTTTCTGGAAAATGGCACGTATTGGTGAGAGGGCCAGTCCGTATGTAAGTTTGGCATGTATTTTGATGGCCATCAGTCAGTTTAATAGTTGA
- the RCM1 gene encoding rRNA (cytosine-C5-)-methyltransferase RCM1 produces the protein MNFYRDATWVLEDIEKEAAKVRISGSMQTLVLKSCKRYKLKSNPKHIYAVLDSCWKYKPYLEKVMKKARILEEIPKKKGKPLFSRLTLLLLCHDLLLSKQKRIQMGKHPIKEYVLKFKSPLHSEMVKLKLKLKVRDLSELVLSEDIVNDLPPVRWIRINPLKCHPDGNTEPVLAELKKKFTQKVDNWSELVPGSIYYDEYIPNLFGIHPTDKITAHELYKHGKIIIQDRASCFPAHILHPGSNDIVIDACSAPGNKTTHTASYIFSEPPKDKNIQIYAFEKDPERAKILQKMIKIAGCSSNIDVNVGDFTKLATPEKCKGVTGFIIDPSCSGSGIFGRKFFDSLNRRKIDEKDDEDDVVPDEQEEFMAKEELQTRLAKLSSFQFQMVKHAMSFPSAKKIVYSTCSIHAEENERVVIDLLLDKAVQEWGWEVESRTEVVPSWPRRGKVEEFEEVFRDGSAHDPQQLAEGCIRALPKEDGGIGFFTVCFVRK, from the coding sequence ATGAATTTCTACAGGGACGCAACATGGGTGCTAGAGGATATTGAGAAGGAGGCTGCGAAGGTGAGAATTTCTGGTTCTATGCAGACGCTAGTGCTGAAGAGCTGTAAAAGATACAAGTTGAAAAGTAATCCTAAACACATTTATGCTGTGCTCGATTCGTGCTGGAAATATAAGCcatatttggaaaaagtgATGAAAAAAGCACGCATACTGGAGGAAATCCCTAAGAAAAAGGGCAAAcctctcttttcaagactaacattattattactgtGCCATGATTTGTTACTCtctaaacaaaaaagaattcaGATGGGTAAGCATCCCATCAAAGAATACGTATTGAAGTTCAAGAGCCCATTACATAGCGAAATGGTCAAATTAAAGCTGAAGTTGAAGGTAAGAGACTTATCTGAGTTGGTTCTAAGTGAAGACATTGTCAATGATCTTCCACCTGTTAGATGGATTAGGATCAACCCATTGAAGTGCCATCCAGATGGGAATACAGAACCTGTATTGGCtgaactgaaaaagaaatttactCAGAAGGTGGACAATTGGTCTGAGTTAGTACCCGGTTCCATCTATTATGATGAATATATACCTAATTTGTTTGGTATTCATCCAACAGACAAAATTACAGCACACGAATTGTATAAGCATGGGAAGATTATTATTCAAGATCGAGCTTCTTGTTTCCCAGCTCACATTTTGCATCCGGGGAGTAATGATATTGTCATAGATGCGTGCTCTGCTCCAGGTAATAAGACAACTCATACAGCCTCCTATATATTCTCCGAACCACCAAAGGACAAGAACATTCAAATAtatgcttttgaaaaggatcccgaaagagcaaaaattttacagaaaatgataaagataGCTGGCTGTTCTTCTAACATCGATGTCAACGTGGGTGATTTCACAAAATTGGCTACTCCAGAAAAATGCAAGGGTGTCACTGGATTTATTATAGATCCAAGTTGCTCTGGTAGTGGTATCTTTGGTCGTAAGTTTTTCGATTCGCTTAATAGAAGgaaaattgatgaaaaggatgatgaagatgatgttGTACCAGATGAACAGGAGGAGTTTATGgcgaaagaagaattgcAGACAAGACTAGCAAAACTGAGCTCATTTCAGTTCCAGATGGTGAAACACGCAATGAGTTTCCCAAGtgctaaaaaaatagtatacAGCACATGTTCCATTCATGCGGAAGAAAATGAACGTGTTGTGATAGACCTTCTACTAGATAAGGCCGTTCAAGAATGGGGTTGGGAGGTAGAATCAAGAACTGAAGTTGTTCCTTCTTGGCCTAGACGAGGCAAAGTAGAAGAATTCGAAGAGGTCTTCAGGGACGGAAGCGCCCATGACCCGCAACAACTCGCTGAAGGCTGCATTAGAGCTCTACCGAAAGAAGATGGTGGTATTGGCTTCTTTACTGTCTGCTTTGTGAGGAAATAA
- the HDA1 gene encoding histone deacetylase HDA1: protein MDSATVKNEVLETPDQDLKHGLEEMKEEQNSLSTTSNNKRQVIVPACTPKVHYTPLKTGLCYDVRMRYHAKIFTSYFEYIDPHPEDPRRIYRIYKILAENGLINDPTLSGVDDLGDLMLKIPVRAATSEEILQVHTKEHLEFIESTEKMSREQLLKETEKGDSVYFNNDSYASARLPCGGAIEACKAVVEGRVKNSLAVVRPPGHHAEPQAAGGFCLFSNVAVAAKNILKNYPESVRRIMILDWDIHHGNGTQKSFYQDDQVLYISLHRFEIGKYYPGTIQGQYDQTGEGKGEGFNCNITWPVGGVGDAEYMWAFEQVVMPMGREFKPDLVIISSGFDAADGDTIGQCHVTPSCYGHMTHMLKSLARGNLCVVLEGGYNLDAIAISALSVAKVLIGEPPDELPDPVSDPKPEVIEMIDKVIRLQSKYWNCFRRRHANSGCNFNEPINDSIISKNFPLQKAIRQQQLHYLSDEFNFVTLPLINMELPDNIVLCTPNVSESSTLLVVVHDTSDVWAKRNVISGTIDLSSSVVIDNCLDFIKWGLDRKYGIIDVNIPLTLFEADNYSGMITSQEVLIYLWDNYIKYFPAIAKIAYIGIGDSYSGIVHLLGHRDTRAVTKTVINFLEDKQLKPLVPLVDETLSEWYFKNSLVFTNNSHQCWKENESRKPRKKFGRVLRCDTDGLSNTVEERFEEATDFILDSFEEWSDEE, encoded by the coding sequence ATGGATTCGGCAACCGTTAAGAATGAAGTACTGGAAACTCCAGACCAAGATTTAAAACATGGGCTggaagaaatgaaagagGAGCAAAATAGTCTCTCTACTACATCTAATAATAAAAGGCAGGTGATCGTTCCCGCGTGTACGCCAAAGGTCCACTATACACCACTAAAGACTGGTCTTTGTTACGATGTTAGAATGAGATATCATGCAAAGATTTTCACCTCGTACTTCGAGTACATCGACCCTCATCCGGAAGACCCAAGAAGAATATACcgtatatataaaatacTGGCAGAGAATGGCCTGATTAATGATCCAACTCTGAGCGGTGTTGATGACCTTGGTGACTTAATGTTAAAGATACCTGTCAGAGCCGCAACGTCCGAAGAAATCCTGCAGGTTCATACAAAGGAACATTTGGAGTTCATCGAAAGCACGGAGAAAATGAGCCGAGAGCAGCTGTTaaaagaaactgaaaaaggAGACTCCGTATACTTCAATAATGATTCCTATGCAAGCGCCAGATTACCTTGTGGTGGTGCAATTGAGGCATGTAAGGCAGTCGTTGAGGGACGTGTAAAGAATTCTTTAGCCGTGGTAAGGCCACCTGGCCATCACGCTGAGCCTCAAGCTGCAGGCGgtttttgccttttcagTAACGTTGCCGTTGCAGCAAAGAACATCTTGAAGAATTATCCTGAAAGTGTAAGAAGAATAATGATTTTAGACTGGGACATTCATCACGGTAATGGTACCCAAAAATCATTCTATCAAGATGACCAGGTGCTGTACATCTCATTACACAGATTCGAAATTGGTAAGTACTATCCTGGAACCATTCAAGGTCAGTATGATCAAACTGGTGAGGGTAAAGGTGAAGGATTTAATTGTAACATTACTTGGCCTGTCGGCGGTGTTGGTGACGCTGAATACATGTGGGCATTCGAGCAAGTAGTAATGCCAATGGGGAGAGAATTTAAACCAGACCTGGTAATCATATCGTCTGGATTTGATGCTGCAGATGGTGATACTATCGGACAATGCCACGTCACCCCAAGCTGTTATGGTCACATGACACACATGTTAAAGTCTCTAGCCAGAGGTAATCTCTGTGTAGTTCTTGAAGGTGGTTATAATTTGGATGCAATCGCGATAAGCGCTTTAAGTGTTGCAAAAGTGTTAATAGGAGAGCCTCCTGATGAATTACCTGATCCTGTAAGCGATCCTAAGCCTGAAGTCATTGAAATGATAGATAAAGTCATTCGTTTACAGTCCAAATATTGGAATTGTTTTAGAAGGAGACATGCAAACTCTGGTTGTAATTTTAATGAACCCATTAATGACTcaataatatcaaagaattttcCTTTACAAAAGGCCATTCGTCAACAGCAGCTGCATTATTTAAGTGACGAATTCAATTTCGTTACCTTGCCTCTAATAAACATGGAACTACCAGACAACATCGTGTTATGTACTCCGAATGTTTCCGAATCAAGTACTTTGCTAGTTGTCGTTCATGATACTTCCGATGTTTGGGCCAAGAGAAACGTTATATCTGGTACAATTGACCTGTCCTCGTCAGTTGTCATCGATAATTGTTTAGACTTCATCAAATGGGGCTTGGATAGGAAATACGGCATCATTGACGTAAATATACCCCTAACTTTGTTCGAAGCTGACAATTATTCAGGAATGATTACTTCTCAAGAGGTATTAATATACTTATGGGATAACTACATCAAGTACTTTCCAGCCATTGCTAAAATTGCATATATTGGGATAGGGGATTCTTACTCAGGTATTGTACATCTCCTGGGCCACAGAGATACCAGAGCTGTGACCAAAACGGTAATCAATTTTCTGGAAGACAAGCAACTAAAACCGCTGGTTCCTTTGGTCGATGAAACATTAAGTGAATGGTACTTTAAAAATTCTCTAGTATTTACCAACAACAGTCATCAAtgttggaaagaaaatgaaagtagaaaaccaagaaagaaatttggCAGAGTTTTAAGGTGTGATACGGACGGACTAAGCAATACTGTTGAAGAGAGGTTTGAAGAGGCAACGGATTTCATACTAGATTCGTTTGAAGAGTGGAGTGATGAGGAATGA
- the EFM6 gene encoding putative protein-lysine N-methyltransferase yields MDGIFGGFEDLVVPRLEEHLGQTDLSFGGKLLPALKICEDGGESGCGGKVWIAGELLCEYVLEKSNDHLLSKTIHGKRPFKKVLELGSGTGLVGLCVGLLEKNKFHDNTKVYVTDIDKLVPLMERNIQLDKVQYEVLARELWWGEPLSADFSPQEGDLQTNNVDLVLAADCVYLEKAFPLLERTLLDLTNCISPPVILMAYKKRRKADKQFFNKIKKNFDVLEITDFIKFNYYLKQKTHLFQLVRKCSPRSGA; encoded by the coding sequence ATGGATGGTATATTTGGAGGATTCGAGGATTTAGTTGTTCCTAGGCTTGAAGAGCATCTCGGTCAAACCGATCTCTCGTTCGGTGGAAAATTATTACCAGCATTAAAGATTTGCGAAGATGGTGGTGAGAGCGGTTGCGGTGGTAAAGTCTGGATTGCTGGTGAACTGTTATGCGAGTACGTTCTCGAGAAATCAAATGACCATTTATTGAGTAAGACGATACATGGAAAGAGGCCGTTCAAGAAAGTTTTAGAACTGGGTAGCGGTACTGGTCTAGTTGGATTATGCGTGGGATTGCTGGAAAAGAACAAGTTTCATGATAATACCAAGGTGTATGTCACGGATATTGACAAATTGGTACCTTTAATGGAACGAAATATACAGCTGGATAAAGTCCAGTATGAGGTTCTCGCAAGAGAACTCTGGTGGGGAGAGCCGCTATCAGCGGATTTTTCACCTCAGGAAGGTGATTTGCAAACCAATAACGTTGATCTGGTTCTGGCTGCCGATTGTGTGTACCTAGAAAAGGCTTTTCCGTTACTAGAGAGAACGCTGCTTGACCTCACTAACTGTATATCCCCACCCGTAATCTTAATGGcttacaagaaaagaagaaaagctGACAAACAGTTCTTCAACAAGattaaaaagaattttgacGTTCTTGAAATTACAGATTTTATCAAGTTTAACTATTATCTTAAGCAGAAAACCCACTTGTTCCAACTCGTTAGAAAATGCTCTCCACGCAGCGGGGCATGA